A part of Pseudoliparis swirei isolate HS2019 ecotype Mariana Trench chromosome 8, NWPU_hadal_v1, whole genome shotgun sequence genomic DNA contains:
- the LOC130198282 gene encoding solute carrier family 22 member 13-like, translating to MADFGEILRNIGEFGLFQQVTLIALCFLNLIQPFIFASFLFIQSDPERHCDTDWILRADSNLTSGEQLNLTLPREEDGAFSRCRMFVPVDWDIGAIREYGLNETTGCRDGWVYYNTLYDTTIVTDFDLVCDQANMVEVTQAVFMAGILIGSIIFGPLAESFGRKRAVQITTVLLFSFTVTTALCPNVYIYLASMFMVGIGGGGYRINSIILATEWIGPSKRSWGACVSQLFGAVGQCVLAGLIYFIRDWRLAQLITAAPIAVAVIYIWFIPESARWLLSRGRTEEAKQLIVKAAAINKRTVPDSLLNNIAVINVGNKPGIRVIFRSPVLTKYLFIITFSWFSLSLAIFCLYFNIGNFGFSIFVTQLLFGAVEIPAHILCMWLLEVFGRKILFVAALLSAGLSCILILAVPQGSDIAVTSLVVAARFFLLSSSSICNVYIQELFPTSVRQTATALGAISGRVGGLLAPLLNILAVYHWAIPTIVFSSLTLVSGALCLLLPETKSKDLPESADGAEDNRNGTSTNKTRCSNSESTKL from the exons ATGGCAGATTTTGGAGAGATCCTGAGGAACATTGGAGAATTTGGGTTATTCCAGCAGGTCACTCTGATTGCACTTTGCTTTCTCAATTTAATTCAGCCTTTTATTTTTGCAAGTTTCCTTTTCATCCAGTCCGATCCAGAGCGACACTGTGACACAGACTGGATCCTTCGGGCGGACTCCAACCTGACCTCAGGTGAGCAGCTGAACCTGACTCTGCCCCGCGAGGAGGACGGGGCCTTCAGCCGGTGTCGGATGTTCGTCCCGGTGGATTGGGACATCGGCGCCATCAGGGAGTACGGACTCAATGAGACCACAGGGTGCCGGGATGGATGGGTGTACTACAACACGCTGTACGATACCACCATAGTCACTGAT TTTGATCTAGTTTGTGACCAGGCTAACATGGTGGAAGTGACACAAGCAGTGTTCATGGCCGGTATTCTCATTGGTTCTATCATATTTGGACCTTTGGCTGAATC GTTTGGTCGCAAACGAGCAGTTCAAATTACAACAGTTCTCTTGTTCTCGTTTACCGTGACAACAGCACTATGCCCCAATGTCTACATATACTTAGCATCCATGTTCATGGTAGGAATTGGAGGTGGAGGCTATCGAATCAACTCCATTATATTAG CCACTGAGTGGATCGGGCCTTCCAAACGGTCGTGGGGAGCTTGTGTGTCTCAGCTGTTTGGGGCAGTGGGACAGTGcgtcctcgctggtctgatctACTTCATCAGAGACTGGAGGCTGGCTCAGCTCATCACAGCAGCTCCAATTGCAGTGGCTGTTATCTACATATG GTTCATTCCAGAGTCAGCCAGATGGCTGCTGAGCAGAGGAAGGACAGAAGAGGCCAAGCAGCTGATTGTCAAGGCAGCCGCCATCAACAAACGCACTGTTCCAGACTCTCTTCTAAACAAT ATTGCTGTGATAAATGTTGGGAACAAACCAGGAATTAGAGTTATTTTCAGATCACCTGTACTGACCAAATATTTATTCATCATAACATTTTCATG GTTTTCACTGAGCCTTGCCATCTTCTGTTTGTACTTCAATATTGGAAACTTTGGCTTCAGTATCTTTGTGACACAGCTGTTGTTTGGTGCTGTTGAAATACCAGCTCATATACTGTGTATGTGGCTGCTGGAGGTTTTTGGCAGAAAAATATTATTTGTAGCAGCACTTCTGTCTGCAGGACTCTCTTGCATACTTATCCTGGCTGTTCCTCAAG gaaGTGACATTGCTGTTACGTCCCTAGTCGTTGCAGCACGCTTCTTCCTGCTCTCGAGTAGTTCCATATGTAATGTTTATATTCAGGAGTTGTTTCCAACATCTGTTAG ACAAACAGCCACAGCTTTAGGAGCCATATCAGGAAGAGTCGGTGGATTACTGGCACCGCTGCTTAACATCTTGGCTGTGTACCACTGGGCCATACCCACCATAGTCTTCAGCAGCTTAACACTGGTCAGTGGAGCCCtctgcctcctgcttcctgaGACCAAGAGCAAAGACCTTCCAGAGTCAGCCGACGGGGCCGAGGATAACAG AAACGGGACCTCCACAAACAAAACCAGATGTTCAAATTCGGAATCA